From the genome of Athalia rosae chromosome 3, iyAthRosa1.1, whole genome shotgun sequence:
GTGAATGCAatgatggtaataataataatgataatgataatagtagtgtgctaacgataataatgaaaagtaGATGACACCGTAGATATTATCatgatatataatatttgatattaaatatatagtaaaagtaaaaacggtatgaaaattattgttttgTTTCCCATTAGTTATTGTTACACACGGGACGTCCACCCGACAAACGAATAGCTTGTAAAAATCCGTATAAAatgatcgtttgaaaaataaaaatttactatCTCACATTGAATAAGATGGTTTCTGTGTCGCGAATTAGAATGCtgaattcatttcttttacatGATACCTATTGTTTTAGGGatggattgaaatttttacaagcCATTCGTAATGGGCTgcgttataatattattagaCAATTGAAACgatcatatatttattcattcactatttggatgaataatttgtttgaattcgttatttgtttggtactttttttgaatttattgattattcaattatttttttattcatttttttgtttcaaggtttatataatatatcagtGATATCCTCacgtaattataaaaaattacattatcataatttatagctcacaatcagtgtaTCTCTTGGACCATTTATGTAATTTAATTCAACAGTGTGATGAGTTTTAATTCGTTCTTTGAATTAGGTTGTTGTATTctgttttctctttcattttcaattcttgtCTATTACATCGGAAATATTTCCCTCAATAACGGCAACAACATACTAATACCTAAATCGTGATTATACATTTCAATTAGATGATATTTagctacgtttttttttcgctcgcttCTCTTATTACGACGATTGCGTTCAGATTGaatggaaattggaaaaaaaagattgagaaTTGAACGAAACAACAAGATGAATATATTGtgggaattatttatttgatttccttaattccggtttttttcttggtcTTAAGAGTCGCCATTTATGTGCCCATTAAATTTCTCAGACGATAATTtaatgaattcattttttacgtataatgtatatgcatactgtatgtgtacatgtattatgtatacatataattataacaatggAACTTTTGACACagattatcattttatttatttaatctttttattttttttacaacacaTTAATATCGTACACGATCATCGTTCGATGGtgcaatttttatattatatttgtgtATTATAAATCGATGATAATTTGTTTCTAGCTCTAGTGAACGTATTATACTAATCGATAGACGGCACTCTAGTGTATAATACATCATACACGATTATTCAGCTAATatgttatattttgttttcaaattctaccacgttattttttttctccacaactTTTCTCACCGCTCTGCTTTAATTATATGGTATAATGATGCGACATAACGATACACATATGCGTTAATATtatctttttcatctcatattgttattattatcattattattactagtattattagtattattagtattgttattattaatcatcttattattatcttcATTCGCATTATTATTACGACGTGGATATatttcatcttcatttctatgtggtatagatatattgttttttgccattatattatatatacgcgttatatataatataatatatacatatgttgtaTATTATTTGCAAAGGCAAATTTATAGATTTTCCTAATTATTTACagatatattttaatattattaggTATGCACAACTATACATAATGTCCGAGATGAAATTCTATTACATTAAACGTGAGTTATGATTAAATTATAACGACCTTTTTTCCATGAAGTAATAACgaggataatgataattacatttttcacatttatcGTGCgtcagagaaaaaagaaagaaattgtaCCAGATTCTACATATTTGTCGAGCATTCATACCTTTTGAATTCCTCGATACTATGAGTTTGCAAATacaagaaaatttctcaatcataCACCAGGCAAATCTTAAGAGAGGTTggaattatcatcattatcattattcatcaTAACTTTTTCAATAACGATCTACCTATCTCGTTACTCTCTcggatagatgaaaaaaaaaacctgaaaatgTCGGCTAtgggaagagaataaaaaacaactaaCAGCAAGTGCTCGATACTTGTGAAATTAGTTTGTCAATTatgagttttttgttttctctttgatccttttctttttacttttttcatgttACGTATTTAGTGATTTTCACGTAGTCGCATAATAATCGTGAGGGGCCCGATGCACCGATACAGGTATATTCTGTAATACGAGTGAGTTTTACTCGGTTGAACAGATTTGTGAAGGGATTTTCTTTATCGTCAGACGGTTTTAGCGATAacgttattatcgttactactattatttttattattattattaatatacatagtCACGTGTAAAATCCTTTGTACATTTAACATACAGGGAAGGGTATAGTATGTGTATTATAAGTACATATGTGTTTAgcatgtatacgtgtgcaccGTATGTGTTTACTGTGAATTGTAAATGATGCgtgaatatgatttttttttaagtttttttttttctgtatcatACAAACATCATAGAACATACATAGACAATTATTCATCAGCGTGTATGGacattaaattaattttagtCTACTGCACATTGAATAATGAAACGGTAATGtaatatacacctatacacagACTGCGTGTAGCTCATTATGTACACGATGATGAATTATGtttatgtatacttatacatttATCGCACGGtgtgaaaagtgaaataatcTGATACTGCCATAAATTAATTGCACGCGTTTCTttgtcattgtttttttttttttttcgttttgttgaaCCTGGTATGCACatgctatttctttttttttctgttttctattatttatttgttcatttttttcctcaacaatattttttattcctctgcACGCGCTGAGTGGCAAATTATTTCTAATAATACGTGATATGTACACATTAAATATATCCCAATGATATGCGATGCGTTTATTGGGCAGAATTTCAATGATTTAGCGAaagacgaaattttcattcgatcgtaTTCGCACAGGAGCTTCAGACCCaaactttcagcttctcgaaCAACGGGGTGGATgagtttttgattttcttttctcttccgatTCATCTTCACCTCAAAACCCATGCAGTATATACGATTAACAAGCTGAAGGTTTTCACGAGTGACGTCTAcccagaattttttctcgctcgcCTCGTTCAAACTCTGAATATTACATGAGATTCCAAATTTCGCAAGCCAATCAAAGACCACCCTAATAAATACAGTGCGATATAGATAATGCGTATATCGATCTCTGCCCCGACCTCGTCGTCATTACCTATGAACTACCCATATATGATCAGACCCCATGTATGTTGAAACAACCCTTAACACGTCTGTCTCCTATTCCTACGTCTAATTCTTAAATAGTTCATAAATCTTTCCTCATCAACGAGTCAAAATATTACTcttacttcttctttttttttttcattttctttttttttttttcacttgcaAATTCTACACTATGTGATCCTCTTTTCGGGTATCCTTATTTTCACaatgtatttttcttcctttttcttcatcaaaaTTATTATGGCAGTACAACAGCTAGATTTCGTGACCGACTAACAATAATCGGATTAATCTGGATATAGTATTAATCATATAAGTCCAAGTTCCAACTCGAAGCCTTACTCTGCAATAGATTTAATAATCAGAATCATAATTATGTAccttattataataataattattattattattatcagatAATTAGAATTAGAATTATTGTTAGCTTATCATTTTTATGCAatcatttattgattttattaaatattatatttttattcttatcgtTATTTGATCACGTACCGTAGTTATtaaatacatattattattagtagtGTTTTGTCATAATGTTATATGCTTTGCGCCATGACGATTaataattcttcatttttttttcttcgcatgaATAATCAACGTGTTCTCGTGAATTCCTTCTCTTCCTCTGTTCACGTCTATATGCCATGAGTATTTTGCAATTACTATTTCTATTTCcattgattttatttgtaaattaACTTCATGATATGtataatgtgaaaaaaatgaatgtaatACGTaagttttacttttcaacTATAACGATGAATTCTTTATTGCATGTCTTTCAAAACAAGATTTCTTGGtttcttttaccaattttttacaTCGTATATATTGTAgtgtatttattcatattataaGAATGATATAAATATTCTAGATATGttttttgtccttttctttctaataAGATatggtaatgataatgataataatagtagtaataataacaataacgatgatatGATACTCATGCACAGATAATTTCTACATGTAATAATCGATATATCAATTGTCACACCACATGTGAATAATTACATGATGGAAAAAGGCAAGAAATGAATGTACGAATAAACTTAATAATTGATATTGTGGGAGATGAGTAGAAAAAGCGAACGaaatcattttgaaaaatttctgttttcttcGACCGTGACACAAATATATAACAGTTCGATACGGTAATATCTGTTTCACCTAATTATGATTTCatgatttgctttttttccctttcaacCGTGTATGTGATTCCAAAACcgagaaaaacgaacaatCAATCTTCTCTTCCTACTCGTTGATTCCTATAATTAAACATTTCTATTACACCgtaagattattattatacttatcatgcgccatttttattattccaacCATGCCGGCCACTTAGGCACAATACACCACTATGGCGTCGTTATCCCCGTCTAATTTgtgttttttcccttctctttttacCTTAATTATACTATTCAAATTCACGTTGTCATTTACTTCCGGCTATTATTAgatagtattattattattactattattatcactaacattattgttgttgtataattgttataattataactattattactattattactattatcattagaattaatattgttattattattattgttatcgttattatgatCGCTAATTAGCGCGACACATACCATCGAATCAGAcgacatttttctttattttccaaattttatctTAGCTTAATCAGCTGCTGCTGCCTTTGCACTCTTCAaacttgtaattatttttattttacttctgttttttttttttcctcatttattatcttattattattctcaatCGCATCCAAAGGTTTCACGTGATCATTCATTCggaaatttcaacaataattattaacgtAATTGTCGATATTATCattgatattattactattattattgttatcatttaGGTATTTCATACATAccgattattatcgtcatcatcgtcagtTATTGTACTATACATAtcacctaaaaaaaaaaaaacgaatcaatgATTAACAGGATTAATGGAATGCGTATGGTTATTAGATAATCGTCACTCTGATTTCATGTTCAACTATGATGAgggaaaaattacgaatagAAGAACCGTATGGAAATGTGATAGGTTTGCACAGttaggtgtacgtgtatcaTTTTTCTTAACGCAACGCAAGCGGCCATCGATATTTGTTCCAAGAGTTCTTCGCATGGTATACTTTCGTAGTATACACAGAATAAAATGGCGACTTTTATCGCCATTTcggtttcttcaattttatgtttcttttATCATTACCTCGCAAGCAACAGAGTCGAAAATGACATACTTCTACCGCAATTCTACCGCATGATCGTGATTTGTGAACATTCATCGCTGCATTCatccatctttatttttttttttcaaattcatgaaCGTGAATTCATCTGCGTATTCGTGACGTGTGTATACTATAGGATATGCGTAtgtggtatacatacatacttatatatatatgtataataatcggCTGCTGATGATGTTCTTAATCCTGTCATCGATATGTTAATTGCGCATTTCTCGATACATCTATTTATGTAgaagtaggtatatgtatatagattaggtatatagatatgtgGTGTATAGCTTTAGTAAgttttataataaaaacatCTTCTGCTCCAGTCTGCGATATTCGTTGAAGTATAATATAgattaggtataataattatttgtataataatatgtacgtatgtatagaggGACAATTATATTgtttgtttcttcattttatataAGAATGACCATATATCATTTACGTGTATAAAGTTCGtttaacgaataaacgaaccgCTGCAGTTTGTTTGAATATTGTCGGAATAGTGCGAatctttgtcgttttttttctccctttcattcttatttatttatttagtttttattttattctttttttataacggTTGTAAAAGTTGGTCGCTTTTATTATAATGTCGTCGGGAGTTGAAAACGCGATtgcttatttattattaatgatcttttccttttttttatgtttattatcttttttctttggtttgattatcattactattattattattattattattattattttaggATATGCAGATGTCgtattgatattttattgtataaGCTCCTTttagatatttcaattattgttcTATATCAATTTTGTCCCAAAAGAGctgttgtcgaaatttgaaaattcgaaattgaacATCAGAAATTCTCGATgctttcgataattattttgtatgaatgacaataacgatgatgatgataatgatgatgatgatgatgatgatatcaTGATGCGATTGCTATCTATAATACGAAAATCGTTTACTCGATCTCCACGAATATATGCGGTGACGATGttgatgataacgatgatgatcaCGATACATTGATGGGGAAGATCGACGGGATCTAAAATTCCCGTCTCGAACGGTGTGGGCACCACCGTCCGATCACCCTGCGGGCTCTGGTCCAGGCCCGCCTCTGAAAACAGAAACGACGACGCACGTCTTCGATCAATCATCGatattcgatcgaaatttcaaagaacaaaaaaagatcttATAATCGCAGAACGATAAACGCATAAACGACTCACCTACACGAACCACTCGTCTTTTTGGCTGGAGGAGATGTCACTGTAAATGAAAAGTGAATAATTTAATCGTAATGAACAGactccgtccgtccgtcaCAGACACCGCAATCTAATCCAATTCTCGATGGTTCGATTTTCCAACTTTATTAACAGCGAGCAGAATGAATGGAAGCTGAACGCAAGAACTGGTTTTCGGATCTAATCGACTCGGAGTGCAGATTAGTCGCGCTCGAAGTTAGAAGGGGCCTATGCTCGTAGAATTGCACGCGTCGTTCACTAAAACGTGACGacggttttttgaattttctttttttttttccccctcgagATTCGTACCTGTCCGAACCGTGGCTCCTCACTTTGCCTGGCAGTAGAGGCGGACCCGGGCCGCGCTGTGCCCGAGCCTGAGGCCCGCAGGGCGCAGCCAGTTTCCCGGCCGCGGAAGGGTAGTTGCGCCCAGCATTCCACCCTGTAGCGGATGTCCCTTTAAGGTCGTCATACCGAGGGGCATTCCCACACTTGCACCGTTCGATCCGTACATTTGTTGCACTGAAACAATTTAGGAGGTAAAAACTAAAaggtcgtcgtcgacgactcGAAACCTCCCCTGCTGCGGAGACGATGGAGAAAAATGGatgagagatgaaaatttcatggtATGCAGATATTTCGTGTTAAACGTGGTGTCGCGATTATTATATCGTGGGTATGGGGAGAGAAATCGGATGATAATGGGAATACCTACACGGGAAATGGAattcaattattgatttttgaagaCCGCTATACGGGGAATGACCATATGCTCGATTTCCCCTGTGTAGGATATTACGGTACAAATTTATGTCTCGATCCGATCCTCGCGCGGCGAAGCTCAAGAATTAATTTCGTTTCGGTTGCTTTttagtctcttttttttatacgacaaataaatttcacgtgaCGTTTATAATATCCGCGATGTTCGCCGTGGGTCTGATTTATACGGATTTTCGTCGCTGGTGATATCCGTGTACGGGAAATCTATTTACCGCTCAAGAATTTGACGATTTTATATAACTGAGAAATCGTACGCAGATTACGTGCGTTAAAACCCGTCTGTCGGCGGTCCTTCGGATTCTCATCGGCATAAttaatgagagaaaataattgaagggttgaaaataaaattatgcgTAATACTTAACCGGGCAGCGATTCTGTATAGATATGTCTTCGAGAAATCGATAACCAATCGGGTGTTCGCGATGAGACGGATTATAACGTACACGGGAATGTTATACATTATTAAACCGTGCACCTTGTACtcgtgtaaaaataaaaagtattcaaaaaaaaaagaggaagaaatatGAATAAAGGGAACAGAATGGAAATCTTATTTGAAAtccgatcgatgaatttctatACAAAGCATGAAACGTACGTCTCTACCTATACGTACTGCACAATGCACGCCGAAGTGCacggtgattttatttttttattatttattttgctatttcgctattttcttttccgtatTTCTTATCGGGTTCCAGTCTGCTATTTATGAgatattttcttccatttctatGTCATATGCCGTAATGCGAGGAACGGGATATGCGCATCTTGGCGGGTACGCGTGGTAcagcataaatatatatatccctaCAACTACAAATAAAACTCATTTATATGCAGAAGAAATGTATCACAAGGTACATAATACATCGACATACGGAATGGAAACCGGAGCAGACGAAATgcaatttgttcattttttttttttttctttttttttatatttatgcatGCATAACAAAATAAAGTAAATCGACCGCAGGGTTCGTGGTACACTTTCTTCCTCGAGTTACGAAGACAATTATTTCACCGACCATGTACAACATCGAAACGATATGAATCGATCCGCTGAGTTGTTCCCTCATTTTGTATGCACTAAAGTAcgattgcttctttttttttttttattttgatgttttataaaattcatccATCATACGAATCTTGCAGCGAGTTACGTCAACCCCCGATAATACGGCAgaccgaaaattataattcgagTGAGGTGCGAGGTGAGGTGTTAAATTGAGCGTTCCTCGATCGTCCTCGTTCCTGAAGCAGCTTCAATATTGCAGCgttacatatctatatatagtatatcaaAAGCGACGCGACGCTTCTGCAGCAGCTGCTGCGTGCCGGGTAACATTTTCGCAGGTAGATGATAAGCGGCGAAGCGATTTACTTGATAAGAATTAACGGGCACTTAACGCCCATCTTTCCTCATgatcctcttcctcttcctattCCTCTTCCTATTCCTATTCCTCTTTCTATTCCTATATACCGCAGCGATATGTAACCTAACCAGACGATAAAATATAACTATTATGCAGAAGGTTcaacgaacgaaatgaatttGATCGGAAGATTTTAGGCACCGTTCGAACGCTATTTTCTAGTTAGTTAGCCAGTTTTTTCCATTTGCTTTTCTCGATGCGTAACgctacttgtttttttctcttcccgtaACAGAAATTTCCGTTTCCTCGTCGTTGAATAATAATCAGTGATAACTGTACAGTATCAAACATTCATTTAAAACTCGTCCCAGCTGAAACGATTAGAAATATTATACAGTGATTGGAGAAAGTTGACCAACATGTTTTCGAttggcgtattttttttttttttttcaaatcttaatCTACAAACGGTACTTTTTCACTCTGATACGGAGTAAACAACtcacgagagagagagagagagagagataaatagATTTctgataaacaaaaaaaaacaataacacTTAGTATTATATTCTTAgattatataaataacaaacaatttatatacacgtatagttgcatcatttttttcgtacgtctAAAAATCTTAATTTAACTAATTTCAATAAtgttaactttttttctacggACAGAAATGAGTGGAGAAATTATTTGTGAGTGTCTCGAGGATTTTCCGTGAACGGTCCTTGGGCGAAGGGTTCCTCGGCTCTGGTTTTGACGAGATGAAAACCTCTGTATTGAAAATTGCATCGATCTCCTGCCAAAACGGCTGGAAATCTAGGTGGACATAACCCCAGTAAATATGAAAGAAGTCCGGGGCACGGCCAGCCCCAAAAACCGATATCTGAGTTTATCGATTCGGCGAAATAAACCGCGGCACGATGATGATTACACCCGAAAGGATTCCTTTTCTCCCAGCATCCCGGTTGATTAATCCCGCCGTTCATATAAAAATCAATGTGTCCACTGGCCTCGACCTTCCCTTGTATGAATGCGTTCGTGTGAAACACGTCGACGAAATCGGCGTCTTCCGAATCGAGTTTCTCATCTTTACTCACTGTTATGAACAACGGCATCGCGGGATCGAGTCCTGTTATCCTCGGTATTTTATAGGGTCTGAGAGCCCTAGCCGAGAACGCCGGTACGTGTGCGCCCAGTGAAAAACCGATCACGTGAATGTCCTTGGCACCGGTTTCCTTTTTTATGATATCAATCAACTGAGCAACGCAATTACCCACGTGAGGTACGTTGTGAACGGCAACGGGATAACAAGGAGCAACGGCTAATCTGTGCCAATCGACCGCTATGGCGTTATACTCCCCTCTGGTCAGATATTCCGTCCTTATACTGACCAGCGTGTCGAGAAACATGTCCGAATTGTAACCGTGGATGATGATTTTCGTCGGATTATTAGCGTTGAAATCGGTCTGCCGGATGTTCGACGATCCAAATTTTGATATATTGATCTGTTGGCTGTCGTTCATGTTTTTACGCGTGTAAAGGAAGAATGTCACTTCGTCATCCGGGCAGGTGTTGTTTGTTTTCACTAGACACGGACCGATAAAAAAGTCTCGAGTTGTCAGCGGGAGGTCGACGGCTACCTGAGATGAACGAGCGGAGGAAGTTGTCGTGGGAACGAAGTTTATCACACGTGCCCCGTTCGAAAACGATATTGTCAGAGTTACGAATaacgcgaaaaaattaacGCCCATCCTGTCAGCGACGACGAGGGTGATCGACCCCCCGATgttatcgaaaatatttcaaaactgCACTTTCACTCTGTCggagaaaatatttgttttttttttttccaccttttcacgttgattttttttatccgcgcGTCACCTGCACGCTGTCCTCCTCATAGCGTTTCGCGACGTGTtttaaatttccttttttttgtcatagaTCCAAGTATTTATACCTGAAAATTGTGTgcgttctctttttcttttttttttcaagaaacgaatgaattacgATCGGGAGAAAACTTCACCgagttatatttatttaattttcactcgaagCACACGTAATAACTTCTGATAAGTTTCCGGATGTCACTGCACCACGTTAACTTCAGCACTCGGTGTGGTAATATTTGTTTAAAACATAATAAAAAGTACCGAGCTCTTGAACGTCGCGAGTCCGAATGAGTTATGAATCGGAAATGCCaataaaggaaggaaaaagaaaaatatatgaaaacgagagaagaaaaaaacaaaaaaaaacaaatagtaaaaaaaaattctggcgGGGGACGCACGTCACTTTCTCAGCTTTATTCGTGCATACGTGAGTCAACGTTTGAGAGTCCATAGAGTCAGTCAATGGCGGCTGGTGGGGTCAGTAGGCCAGTCAAGTGGAAgacttgaaaaaaagtagTCGCACGTTACACGTTTAATTTGATAAGTGTCGGCCTATTGAATACCTACGCTGTATACCCGCTGCGGACTCTATTTCTCATTTCAAGCGTACGCAAAAAAATAAGACGTGCGAATCGTACGTGATGTACGAAGTTGAATTTTCGGCGCCTGATTGGCTTGCCAATTCGTTCGTTTTGATAactgaatttttcatgaaGTCCGATTTTTATtgcctttcttttttgtttattgcGATAAGAAATTTCTGtctgaaaaaaacaactcgcCGAATGCAGTAAAGATTTCAATCGTCCGTAGACGAgtataaaaagaattgaaaacatTCCAAACAAAAATCACGGATTCCGATGAATTGTACCATTTCACTAATACCGAAGGAATTcgaatgattcattttttttgaaatttttcgattccgatCTCCCAGTTATCGGGAATCCCATAAACGATACGATTCGCTATTGAAGTATCGCCGTTCGATTTGATTTCCATTATTCtttacttaatttttgttgtttagCTTTTGATTTTATCCTTATCTGTAAAACTCGTGGTTTTAGACAACGCTTCACAATATCATAATCTCATGCGATTCGTTTATCATTGCGTTTGATAAGtaaagtaacaataataaaaataaatactctTGTCGTCCGTACATCCGTAAACAAGAAAATGTGGTTTCGTGAAGTGGAACCGTAAAGATCACGAGACTTTAACAAAGTAATGCGCAGTGTCGCCAAAACAATTGATTCCCCTACATCGTTATCAAaccgaaataaaaactaatcGTTAAAAGAGAGCATAAAAAAATCCTCGTACCTCTATAACTGCGGCATAATGACACACaacaggtatacgtatctatagtatatatattcgttcTGTGAAAGTATGGGACGTGATTGCCGGTAGCTGGGACAAGAATGATTACTAATTATCTTCGCTACCCAAAAGAAGGTGTTTCAGGGCATGTTGTTAATTAATGCAAAAGAAAGTCAGCAAAAGTAGCGATTATTATTCGTACAAGTACACGGCGAGAATGTgtcgcgcggcgcggcgcggcgcgtaACTCGCGATGGTTAAAATATATCTCGTTTTTGAATTTGCCtcggaaataaatcaaaaGTAACTACAGAAGAAATGTCACCAGTGTGTGTAAAACACTACAAACGtatcgttatacgtataatatgtacgatatacgtgGACCCATTGTAATATGTTACATACATGTGTAGAGAAGTACGTCGCAGATTATAGATcgacgatataatataaatgcGAATCACGTACTCCACCGCCGcgattatatgtacgtatacatatatcatatatttatgtatttcacGTGTATATGAGGTATGTGGAGATAAGTCGATATTGTGCAGCACATAACGATCGCTTTTTATTCTGATTTTCGCATCGGTATTTATagcgtatacacctatat
Proteins encoded in this window:
- the LOC105683341 gene encoding lipase member H, giving the protein MGVNFFALFVTLTISFSNGARVINFVPTTTSSARSSQVAVDLPLTTRDFFIGPCLVKTNNTCPDDEVTFFLYTRKNMNDSQQINISKFGSSNIRQTDFNANNPTKIIIHGYNSDMFLDTLVSIRTEYLTRGEYNAIAVDWHRLAVAPCYPVAVHNVPHVGNCVAQLIDIIKKETGAKDIHVIGFSLGAHVPAFSARALRPYKIPRITGLDPAMPLFITVSKDEKLDSEDADFVDVFHTNAFIQGKVEASGHIDFYMNGGINQPGCWEKRNPFGCNHHRAAVYFAESINSDIGFWGWPCPGLLSYLLGLCPPRFPAVLAGDRCNFQYRGFHLVKTRAEEPFAQGPFTENPRDTHK